A stretch of the Vitis riparia cultivar Riparia Gloire de Montpellier isolate 1030 chromosome 13, EGFV_Vit.rip_1.0, whole genome shotgun sequence genome encodes the following:
- the LOC117927864 gene encoding putative nuclease HARBI1 yields the protein MYAAYAAILVSVYHRSNYLERSISNERDYERHALMERLTLMDNEDCYNQLCMGKDAFARLVNILRETGHLRNSAHSNVEEQVAKFLHIVGHNLRNRTMKFYFKRSSETVSRHFHQVLRVIISLDDVFLKQPDGLKCPQEIKDNTKFWPYFKDCIGAIDGSHFCVKVSNDVVQRYRGRKYYPTQNVLAACSFDLKFTYVLPGWERSASDSRILDNALMRDFDKLIVSQGKYYLADAGFQLKTRFLTPYRSTRYHLKEYSVHQPENARKVFNLRHSSLRNAIERAFVVLKKRFPIIASGTEPHYPIDTQSDIILACCILHNYLMGVDPNERLIVEVDRELFSEEAEFESMVLSLAEKCNE from the exons ATGTATGCTGCATATGCAGCAATTCTTGTTTCGGTTTATCATCGCTCAAACTATTTGGAGAGATCAATCTCTAATGAAAGAGATTATGAACGGCATGCTTTGATGGAAAGACTTACACTAATGGATAATGAAGATTGTTATAATCAACTATGTATGGGGAAGGATGCATTCGCAAGACTAGTAAACATTCTTCGGGAAACAGGTCATCTTAGAAATAGTGCACATAGTAATGTTGAAGAACAAGTTGCCAAATTCCTTCACATTGTTGGTCATAATTTAAGGAATAGaactatgaaattttatttcaagcGTTCTAGTGAAACTGTTAGTCGTCACTTTCATCAAGTTCTTAGAGTTATAATATCTTTAGATGATGTCTTCTTAAAGCAGCCTGATGGATTAAAGTGCCCTCAAGAAATCAAGGACAATACCAAATTTTGGCCCTACTTTAAG gATTGCATAGGGGCGATTGATGGGTCACATTTTTGTGTAAAAGTGTCAAATGATGTTGTACAAAGGTATCGAGGGCGAAAGTACTATCCAACACAAAATGTTTTAGCAGCATGTTCCTTTGACTTGAAGTTCACATATGTTTTACCTGGTTGGGAAAGATCTGCGTCAGACTCGAGAATCCTAGATAATGCATTAATGagagattttgataaattgattGTTTCACAAG GTAAATATTATTTGGCCGATGCGGGTTTTCAGCTAAAAACTAGATTTCTTACCCCATATAGAAGCACTCGTTACCATTTAAAAGAGTATAGTGTTCATCAACCAGAAAATGCTAGAAAGGTTTTCAACCTTCGACACTCGTCCTTGAGAAATGCAATTGAAAGGGCATTTGTTGTTTTGAAGAAAAGGTTTCCAATAATAGCTAGTGGGACGGAGCCACATTACCCTATTGACACACAATCTGATATTATACTAGCATGTTGTATCCTCCATAACTATCTCATGGGTGTTGATCCAAATGAAAGATTAATAGTAGAGGTCGATAGAGAGCTTTTCAGCGAAGAAGCAGAGTTTGAATCAATGGTCTTGAGTTTAGCTGAAAAATGCAACGAATGA